A region from the Acanthopagrus latus isolate v.2019 chromosome 8, fAcaLat1.1, whole genome shotgun sequence genome encodes:
- the si:dkeyp-73b11.8 gene encoding BPTI/Kunitz domain-containing protein, which yields MTTHSHCSLQPSLSLGEDGRKTSSKMKHLLFLGIAFVTLHVSHSNIPAFCSLPSDEGQGTQFIIALHYDGAQDQCQPFLYKGEGGNANRFENERECIRNCSANAENLYPMDARQACHYKKAEGSCSGKYLRYYYDPVHGKCKRFLWTGCIGNGNRFLSSNLCNSTCDGVHDDPLGDEIEDDEPDTPIAIICGVLLAVIVVAIFTTVIVLTLKSKKKKSKKSGGKYNESDPPLQEQRIEMS from the exons ATGACAACCCACTCCCACTGTAGTTTACAACCGTCACTCAGTCTGGGGGAAGACGGCAGAAAGACAAGCAGCAAGATGAAGCACCTGTTGTTTCTGGGGATTGCTTTTGTCACACTCCACGTCAGCCATTCGAATATTCCAG CTTTCTGCAGCTTGCCCTCTGATGAAGGACAAGGCACCCAGTTTATCATTGCCCTGCATTACGACGGCGCACAAGATCAGTGCCAACCATTCCTATACAAAGGCGAGGGAGGAAATGCCAACcggtttgaaaatgaaagagagtGCATAAGAAACTGCTCTGCCAATGCAGAAAACCTCTACCCCATGGATG cCCGTCAAGCTTGCCACTACAAAAAGGCCGAAGGTTCATGTAGTGGCAAGTACTTGAGATACTACTATGATCCAGTTCATGGGAAATGCAAGAGATTCCTTTGGACTGGATGCATTGGAAACGGGAACAGGTTCCTCAGCTCGAATCTCTGCAACTCCACCTGTGACGGCGTCCACG ATGATCCTCTGGGCGATGAAATCGAGGACGACGAGCCGGACACTCCTATTG cGATCATCTGTGGAGTTCTGCTGGCCGTCATCGTTGTCGCCATCTTCACAACTGTGATCGTCTTGACCCTTAAGTCAAA GAAAAAGAAGTCCAAGAAGTCTGGAGGGAAATATAACGAGTCTGACCCACCTCTCCAGGAACAGAGGATTGAAATGTCATAG